CTGTATCTGCAATCGCTCCTTTCCGGCATCGCGCCCATTCCCCCGGTGCCCCCCGCCATTTCGCAACGCTGGCAGGAGGAATGCGAAAAACAGGGGCCCAAGGCCCTGCACGCCCTGTTGCTGCAACGCGATCCGGAATCCGCCGCGCGGCTGCACCCCAACGACAGCCAGCGCATCACCCGCGCGCTGGAAGTGCTGGAAGGCACCGGGCACCCGCTCGGTTACTGGCATTCGCTGCCCCTGCCGCCGTCCCTCTACCGCCCGCTTTCCTTTTGCATGGATCTTTCGCTGGAGGCCATAACGCCCCGCCTGGCGGGCCGCATCACCGCCATGCTGGAGGCGGGCGCCATCGAGGAAGCCCGGAAAGCCCACGGACGCTGCCCCGACCCAGTGGCTCCCGGCTGGTCCGGCATCGGCTGCGCGGAGTTGTTCAAATACATCACCGGGCAGACGGACCTGGAAACCTGCAAGGCCGTCTGGCTGCAAAATACCCGCGCCTACGCCAAACGCCAGATAACCTGGTTCAAGCGGCACGCGGAAATGATCCGCTGCACCCCGGACGATGCCGAGCGCGTGCTGGAAATGGCGGCGGAGACCTTCGGGAAACGCGCCAAATCCGCCTGATCCCCCTCGCGTGAACACAACGGCCCGCAAGCATGAAGTAACCGGGCGCGGGCCGTTTTTTGCCGGGGCTGCGTGCCGCCCGGGAAACATCCGCTTGTCAGTTACAGGCATTTCTGTATACCTTTTTGCCGTATTCCCCGAAGAAGTGGCTTTATCATTCTCCGGCAAGGATAATTACCATGATTGCCTATTTCTCCGTGGCGCTTGCGGCGCTGTTTGTTTCCTGCCTGACGTTTTACTCCGGGTTCGGTCTCGGCACCATGCTCATGCCTGTTTTCGCTCTTTTTTTCCCGGTCCAGAGCGCGGTTGCAGCCACTGCCATGGTGCATGGAGCCAATAATATTCTGAAAGTTTTCGTCGTGGGCAAGCATGCCGACCGGGGCGTTGTTCTGCGGTTCGGCCTGCCCGCCATGCTGGCCGCCTTTGCCGGGGCGGCGGCGCTTGGATACGCCGCCCGGTTCGCCCCCGTGGCAACCTATACGGTCGGCTCTTTCCCGGCGTCGATAACGCCGTTGAAGCTCCTGATAGCGGGTCTGATGGTCATCTTCGCGATGTTCGAACTCGTGCCGAAGCTGAGCAGTTTGCGGATCGACCGCAAATACCTGGTCCTGGGCGGGCTGTTATCCGGTTTTTTCGGGGGATTTTCCGGAAACCAGGGCGCGTTGCGCGCCACTTTTCTCACCAAGATGGATCTTTCCACGGAAGCGTTCGTCGGCTCAAACGCCATGATCGCCTTCATGGTGGATGTGGCCCGCATAACGGTTTACGGCATGGTGTTCTGGCTTTCGCCGGAAACGGCCGGATTGACGGCCGGACAGGCGCCGCTGATCGTTACCGGGGGAATCGCGGCGTTCGCGGGAACCTTGCTGGGAAAACAGTTTTTGCACAAGATCACAATGAACTACGTGAAAAACCTCACCGGCGCGCTGCTTCTGCTTATCGCCGTTCTTTTGGGGGCGGGGCTGGTGTAAGCGTACTGTTGCGGCAGGCCGTTCACCCGCCGTTCCGGGCTACACCCGGCCTTCCCGCAACAGAAGAGCGGCATAGGCGGCACTGCCCCACAGACCGAGGTCGTGGTTGCGCACGTGCATGACCGGGATGGCCCCGAGGCTCCTGCCCATGGGGTTTTTCTCCCTGAGTTCCGCCGCGAAGGACGGATGGCCGAGAACGCCCGGCAGATTGGCCGCCAGGCCGCCGGTAATAAAAATCCCTCCTAGCGGCAGGGTGTTAAGGACGTAATGCGCAACGGCCCGGCCATACAGCCTGGCGATAACCTCCATGACTTCCGGGTTCGCGGCGGCCAGCGGGGCTACCTCGTGCGCGGGAATCTTCTCCCCGGTGCAATAGGCGTACAGGTTGGAAAGTCCGTTGCCCGCAACGGCCATATCCCCGCTTATCCGGTCCGTGCCGTGGAGTTCCGCCAGATACCGGTAGAGGTCTTCCTCCTCCCTGGTGAAGGGGAACAGGGTATGCCCGGCCTCCGCCCCCGCCACGACGGGCACGGGTCCCGGCAGGATGCAGCAGTGCCCCAGCCCGGTGCCCGCGCCGATCACCGCGCGGGGAAAGCCCGGCCTGTCTTCGCCCGCCAGCACGGTCACGGCGTCGATGCGGTGCGGCAACAGGGCGCAGGCAAAGCCGTTGGCGACGAAATCGTTGATAAATCGCACCGGTGCGCCTTCCAGCGCGTCCATCACGGGCCGCGCCTCCAGGGGCCAGCGGATGTTGGGACAATAGCAGACCTCTCCCTCCGGCGGCGCGATGGAGGCGTCCGCCACGGCCGCCGGGCCGGGAATGCCGAGAACCGCGGCATCCACATGCACGGGTTCGGACGACGCGGGCAGGAAGAAGCCGCCATCGTCCCCGGCGGACGCGGCCAGGGTGCGCATCATGTGGCCGGTGTCCGTGCTGGCGGCGGTGGAAAAGCGCACCCGACGCACGAGACGGAGCGTGGCCAGAGGATCAGGAGAGCGCGGGTCGAGCCGGAACAGCGCGAACCGGCTGTGGGTGCCGCCGATGTCGGCGGCCAGGATGGTTTTCATGGAGGGAGCGTCGGTCATGGCGATTCCTTGCGGGAAGGTTCCCGATTAAGGAATAGCACACAATCTCCGGCGGCAAAAGACCGTTAGGGGTGGGGCAACGACCGGCAATCCTCTCTAGGTGCTAGTCGTCGCCCAGCATCTTCGCGGGCGTAAACGGATGGCCGAATTTCTGCAGCAGCCGCTCGCGGACGATCTCCGGCACCATCCCCTCGATATTGCCGTTGAGCCGGGCAGCGGACTTGACGCTGCTCGAGCTGATGAACAGCCAGCGGGCGTCCGTCATGAGGAACATGGTCTCAACGCCCGGATCGAGCTTGCGGTTGAGCAGCGCGAGCTGCAACTCGTAATCGAAGTCGGAAACGGCCCGCATGCCGCGCAAGAGCACCTTGGAACCGCACTGGCGGGCGAAATTGACCGTCAACCCGCTGAACGCCGTGACATGCACGTTGGGCCTGTCCCGGAAAACTTCCCGTGCCATCTCCAGCCGTTCCTCGGTGGAAAACAGCATGTCTTTCCCCGTTTCCTCGGCCACGGCGAAGATAACCGAATCAAACATGCCGCAGGCCCGGCGCGTCAGGCTCACATGCCCGAAGGTCAGGGGGTCGAAGGTTCCGGGGTATACCGCGATGCGTCCGCTTAAAGAGTCCATAACACCACCCGTGTCTGTCCGTATTCTCTGTCCGCGATGCACTCCAGGGGCGGGAAATCCGCGTCCGGGTCAAGGTCGATGCCGCGCTCGACCTCGGCATTGATGATGCCGCCTTCCCGCAGCCAGTGCTTGCGCAAAACAGCCGTCATGCTGGAGGATAAAAAATTCCCCCGGTATGGCGGGTCGATAAATATAACATCAAAGGGGTCCATGTCACGCGTTGCGAGGAAGGTCCGCGCCTCCTGCTGCCGGATGGCGTACCGGCTCCCGTCCAGCCCGAACCGCTCCGCGTTGTCGCGGATGATGTTGGCCGCTTTTTTATCCAGTTCCACGAAGCAGGCGTAAGACGCGCCCCGGCTCAGGGCTTCCAGCCCGAGGCTCCCGCTGCCCGCGAAAAGATCCAGCACCCGCGCCTCGGGCCAGATCACGCCCCGCGCTTCCAGCATGGAAAAAATGGCGCCGCGCACCTTGCTCATGGCCGGGCGGTAGCCCGGCCCCACGCTGGTTTTGAGTTCGCGTCCCTTGAACGCCCCGGCAATGATGCGCATAATTCCGCTCCGGAGTTAGGCCTGCGAGGCGAACCGCGCCAATTCGCTGTTGATTTCGAGAAGTTTGTCCCGGAATTCCGCCTGCACGGCCCAATCGTGTTGCGAGAGGCTGTCCTTGCGGGACTGGGCGAGATCCATCGTGTTCCGGGTAAGCGCGAACAGCGTATCCCAGTTGATCGCGGGCATGGCCTTGTCCAGGGCGACTGCGGGAACGATGGCCGCCTCCTTGCCCGGAATAAGAGCCAGTTCCTCAAGGTAGCCGGGGATGACCACCTTCAGGCCGAACCGCTCTTCAATCAGCCCGGAGAGCACGGTCTGGGCTTTTTCCTCGCCGTGGATGAGCACGACCGTCATCTCCGGGTGCGTGAATTTTTCGACCCAGGCAAGGAGCTGGCTTTGGCCCGCGTGGGCGGAAAAGCCGCCGATGGTGAAAATCTTGGCCTTGACCGCCGTGTCCTCGCCGAGAAGGCGCAGGCTCTGCGCCCCGTCAACGAGCTTCCGGCCGGGGGTGCCGATGGCCTGGTAGCCGACGAACACAACGCTCGCCCCTGGCCGCCACAAATTGTGGCGCAAATGGTGTTTGACCCTGCCCGCGTTGGCCATGCCGCTGGCGGAAATGATGACCGCCGGGCCGCTGACCGCGTTGATCGCCTGCGATTCCTGCGTCGTGGGCGTGAACCGCAGGCCCGGCACGTCGAACGGGTCTTCGCCCGCGTTGACCACGGCGCGGGTTTCCTCGTCATAGTATTCCGGGAATTTGCGGAATATTTCCGTCGCCTTGATGGCAAGGGGACTGTCCACGTAGATGGGCAGATTGGCGGGCAGCATGCCGCGCTTATGCAGTTTGTGCAGCGTGAACAGGATTTCCTGCGTCCGCTCAACGGCAAAGGCCGGGATGATGACCTTTTCCCCGCGCGAATGGCTGTACTTGATGGCCTCCGCAAGTTCCTCAAGGCTCGAACTTTCGTTTTTGTGGTCCCGGTCGCCGTACGTGGATTCCATGAACAGGTAATCGGGTTTGAGCTCAGGCACTTCCGCGTCTTCCACGATAAGCGCGTCGGGCCGGCCGAGGTCCCCGGAAAAAATCAGTTTGTAGGTGTCGCCGTTTTTGGCCACGACCAGTTCCAGAAAAGCCGCCCCAAGAATGTGCCCCGCGTTTTTATAGGTCACCTGCACGCCCGTGGCGGGCTGGAAGCTCTTGTCATAGCTGATGGGCGAAAGCATGGACACGACTTTCGCCGCGTCTTCCTGGGTATACAGCGGTTCCACGGGTTTGGCGCCGCGCCGCTTCTGTTTGCGCGTCGCCCATTCCGCCTCCATTTCCTGGATGTGGGCGCTGTCCGCCAGCATGATCCCCAAAAGGTCGGCCGTGGGTTCCGTGCAGTAGACGGGACCGGAAAACCCTTCCCTGACCATGCGCGGCAACAGGCCGGAGTGGTCGATATGGGCGTGGGTCACAAGGAAAAAATCGATGTCGCCGGGCCGGTAGAGCTCGGTGTCTTCGTTGCGCTCCTCAATGGCCGCGTTACCCTGGTGCATGCCGCAGTCAACGGCAAAGCGCGCGTTGTCGGTTTCCACGACATAACATGAGCCGGTAACGGTTTTGGCGGCGCCGAGAAAAGTGATTTTCATGCAATCTCCTCATCGCGAGAACGGCGGATTGAATCCATAAGCGGTGTCGGTGGCTTGGATAGCGTTCTTATGACGCGCCTCGCCCCCCAGCGCAAGTCTTTTTCGGAAGCGATCCAGTTTGGCGTGATCCTGCGTCAGGCTCCGCTTTTATCCTCGGTCATGGACCAAAGAGTCCATTCCCTGCGGTAAAAGCGGGCCTTCCTTGGCTGACGCCAAACTGAATCGCTTCCGGACGTCCCGGTTTAGTGTATGGAAAAAACCCTTGTCCGTATGGGGCATGAAAAGCTTGTTTCGCGGAAAGTCCCCGTATATAGTCCCCTTCTATTTCGCAAAAGGAGCACCCATGACTGCTACTGAGTACGTTCTCGAAACACTGTCCAATCAGGACTCCTGGCGGCTGTTCAAAATCATTTCCGAAGTTGTGGAAGGGTTTGAAACGTTGGGCGGCATGCGTAAATGCGTCTCCATCTTCGGTTCCGCTCGGGCGCAGGCCGACTCCCCCACATACAAGGCGACGGAAGCCATCGCCGCCCAGCTCGTGAAGGCCGGGTACGGCATCATCACCGGCGGCGGGCCGGGCCTGATGGAAGCCGCCAACAAGGGCGCAACCGAGGCCGGCGGGGAATCCGTCGGGCTGCACATCCACCTGCCCCACGAGCAGCAGATCAACCCGTATGTGAAAACCCGCTGCGATTTCCGCTATTTCTTCGTCCGTAAACTGATGTTCGTCAAATACGCCATGGCCTACGTCGTCATGCCCGGCGGCATGGGCACCATTGACGAGCTTTCCGAAGCCTTCGTGCTCGCCCAGACGAACAGGATCAAACCGTTTCCCATCATCCTGTACGACAGTTCCTACTGGACCGGCATGGTCGACTGGCTGAAAGACGTCATGGTCCGGGAAGGCTATATCCGCGAGGAGGAACTCGGCCTCATGGTCATGAAGGACACCCCCGAAAGCGTGGCCGAATATATCCGCAGGCACGTCATCATCTAACAGTTTCCGGCAATGGCGCGTTCCGGCAACCGCCTTTGGAACGCGCCGCCCCTTCCCCCTATGGCCGCACACCGCATCATGCCCACTCCCCCGCCCCCCTGGCCCTCCTGGGAGGATCTCATGCGCGAGGCCCTCGCCGAAGCGCGCCGCGCCGCGCCGACGGGGGAGATTTCCCCGGTTCCCGAGGTTCCGCCAATTTCCGAAGTCCCGGTGGGCGCGGTCGTCGTTGACGCTGCCGGGACCATCATCGGCCGGGGTCATAACGCGCCCATAGCGACGAGCGACCCCACGGCCCACGCGGAAATAGCCGCGCTGCGCCAGGCCGCGCTGCACACCGGCAACTACCGCCTGACACACTGCGTTCTCGTGGTCACGCTGGAACCCTGCCTCATGTGCGTGGGCGCCATCGTGCACGCGCGTCTTGCCGGCGTGGTTTTCGGCGCATACGACCGCAGGGCCGGAGCGGTTTCCTCCCAAGTGGACGGGTTTGAATTGCCCCTGCACAACCACAGGCCCTGGCAGGCCGGCGGCATTCTGGAAGAGGAATGCGCGGCGCTCCTGCGCGATTTTTTTACGCGCCGCAGGGAACCGAAACCCTGAGGCGAACGTTTTCCGAAAGGAAAATTAGCGAAAATCGTTGTTTTTATGGGATTCACCACTTGCCTGTTGGGCTTTGCGCTGATATGTGGATTCGACCGCCATAGCGGTATTCTTAATGGAGTAAATCACCATGTCTGAAAACACACCCGTCCAGCCTGAAGGGGCCATGCAGCCGGAAGAAAACATCCCGGCCGCCGCGGAGGCCCCGGCTCACCCTGCAGTTGTCCGGCAGGAAGTTCCGACCGCGCCGCAAAAAACACCGGCCGAAGCGGAAGATGAAAATTTCGCCGCACTCTTTGAAGCTCAAAGCGCGCCGGGCGCGCACCTGTCTCCCGGGCAGCGCGTCACGGTTACCGTGGTCGCCGTTACGTCGGACACGGTTTTCGTCAGCACGGGCAGCAAGGTTGACGGCATTGTGGAACGGAGCGAACTGGAAGAGGACGGGGGAGCGACGCCCGCGGTCGGCGATACGCTCGATTTGTACGTGGTCACGGTATCGTCTCAGGAAGTGCGCTTGTCCAAAATGATGCGCGGTGCCGGCGGCCTTGCCGCGCTTGAGGAAGCCAAAGACGCCCGTCTGCCCGTGGAAGGCAAGATCCAGGCCATAGTCAAGGGCGGGTTCGCGGTGGAAGTCATGAAGCGCCGCGCGTTCTGTCCTTTGGGGCAGATGGATCTGCGCCCCGTTGAGGATCCCGAGTCTTTCATCGGCAAAACCCTGCCCTTCATCATCACCAAACTGGAAAAAGGCGGGCGGAACATCGTGCTTTCCCGCCGCGTGATCCTTGAGGAAGAACAGGCGGAAAACCGCGAAGCGTTCCTTTCCTCCGTGGCCGTCGGCGACGTGCTGGAAGGCACGGTGGTGCGCCTTGCGCCCTTTGGCGTGTTCGTGGAGTTGGCCACGGGCGTCGAAGGCCTGATCCACCTTTCCGAACTGGCCTGGGGACGCGTCGCCCAAGCTGACGAAGTGGTCAGCGCCGGCGACAAGATCCGGGTGAAAATTCTCGACATCGCCACTACGGACAAGGGCCCCCGCATCTCCCTGTCCTCCCGCCAGGTGATGGACGACCCCTGGAAAACCGTGGAAGGCCGCCTTACAGAAGGCGAAGTCGTTACGGGCAAGGTCGTGCGCAACGCGGCCTTCGGGTCCTTTGTGGAAGTTCTGCCCGGCATTGACGGGTTGATCCATATCTCCGAGCTGTCATATGAAAAACGCGTGAACAAGCCTGACGAGGTTCTTACCGTCGGCGAAACGGTCACCGTTAAAATCAAGGGCATCGACCTGGAGAAAAAACGCCTCTCCCTTTCGCTCCGCGACGTCGGCGGCGACCCCTGGGAAGGCGTGGCGGAAGATTTCCCCATCGGGGAAGAGGTCACCGGCACGGTGGAAAAACGCGCGCCCTTCGGCGTTTTCATCTCCCTGCGCCCCGGCGTGACGGGCCTTTTGCCCGCTTCCGCCATCAGTTCCTCCCGCGGCAGGAGCGGCATTGAGAAAGCCAACGTGGGCGACGCCGTGAAGGTGTTCGTGCGCGAGGTGGATACCGCTGGCCGCAAGGTGACCCTCGGCCTTGCCGACAGCGGCGAAAAACGTGAAGGCGGCAGAGAAAGGGAAGACAAGGACTGGAAAAAGCACGCGCCCAAACCCGCCCAGCCCGGCGAGTTCGGCAACGCGCTCGGCCTGGCCATGCAGGCCGCCCTGACCAAGAAAAAATAAAAACGTCCGGGCCGCCCGCCCCGTCGCGGGTACCCCGTTCATTGCCATTATAACGCCCGTGACGGCGTTCATGAAAAATCCTCCCGCCCTATGGCCGGAGGATTTTTCATGTCAAAAACCTATTGATTCAGCATGAAAAACATGTCGACATTAGACTTTCCCCTTGTAAGTTGCCAA
The DNA window shown above is from uncultured delta proteobacterium and carries:
- the tadA gene encoding tRNA-specific adenosine deaminase (Evidence 2a : Function of homologous gene experimentally demonstrated in an other organism; PubMedId : 12110595; Product type e : enzyme), with translation MARSGNRLWNAPPLPPMAAHRIMPTPPPPWPSWEDLMREALAEARRAAPTGEISPVPEVPPISEVPVGAVVVDAAGTIIGRGHNAPIATSDPTAHAEIAALRQAALHTGNYRLTHCVLVVTLEPCLMCVGAIVHARLAGVVFGAYDRRAGAVSSQVDGFELPLHNHRPWQAGGILEEECAALLRDFFTRRREPKP
- the miaA gene encoding tRNA dimethylallyltransferase, yielding MSAAHEHPIPVIVIAGPTGTGKSALALAVARALDGIIINADSRQVYADFPIITAQPSVREFVQVTHKLYGFLPIRKKLSAGAYALLARGEIAAAHKSGRMPILVGGTGLYLQSLLSGIAPIPPVPPAISQRWQEECEKQGPKALHALLLQRDPESAARLHPNDSQRITRALEVLEGTGHPLGYWHSLPLPPSLYRPLSFCMDLSLEAITPRLAGRITAMLEAGAIEEARKAHGRCPDPVAPGWSGIGCAELFKYITGQTDLETCKAVWLQNTRAYAKRQITWFKRHAEMIRCTPDDAERVLEMAAETFGKRAKSA
- a CDS encoding Methyltransferase: MRIIAGAFKGRELKTSVGPGYRPAMSKVRGAIFSMLEARGVIWPEARVLDLFAGSGSLGLEALSRGASYACFVELDKKAANIIRDNAERFGLDGSRYAIRQQEARTFLATRDMDPFDVIFIDPPYRGNFLSSSMTAVLRKHWLREGGIINAEVERGIDLDPDADFPPLECIADREYGQTRVVLWTL
- the coaD gene encoding Phosphopantetheine adenylyltransferase; the protein is MDSLSGRIAVYPGTFDPLTFGHVSLTRRACGMFDSVIFAVAEETGKDMLFSTEERLEMAREVFRDRPNVHVTAFSGLTVNFARQCGSKVLLRGMRAVSDFDYELQLALLNRKLDPGVETMFLMTDARWLFISSSSVKSAARLNGNIEGMVPEIVRERLLQKFGHPFTPAKMLGDD
- a CDS encoding conserved membrane hypothetical protein (Evidence 4 : Homologs of previously reported genes of unknown function): MIAYFSVALAALFVSCLTFYSGFGLGTMLMPVFALFFPVQSAVAATAMVHGANNILKVFVVGKHADRGVVLRFGLPAMLAAFAGAAALGYAARFAPVATYTVGSFPASITPLKLLIAGLMVIFAMFELVPKLSSLRIDRKYLVLGGLLSGFFGGFSGNQGALRATFLTKMDLSTEAFVGSNAMIAFMVDVARITVYGMVFWLSPETAGLTAGQAPLIVTGGIAAFAGTLLGKQFLHKITMNYVKNLTGALLLLIAVLLGAGLV
- a CDS encoding 30S ribosomal protein S1: MSENTPVQPEGAMQPEENIPAAAEAPAHPAVVRQEVPTAPQKTPAEAEDENFAALFEAQSAPGAHLSPGQRVTVTVVAVTSDTVFVSTGSKVDGIVERSELEEDGGATPAVGDTLDLYVVTVSSQEVRLSKMMRGAGGLAALEEAKDARLPVEGKIQAIVKGGFAVEVMKRRAFCPLGQMDLRPVEDPESFIGKTLPFIITKLEKGGRNIVLSRRVILEEEQAENREAFLSSVAVGDVLEGTVVRLAPFGVFVELATGVEGLIHLSELAWGRVAQADEVVSAGDKIRVKILDIATTDKGPRISLSSRQVMDDPWKTVEGRLTEGEVVTGKVVRNAAFGSFVEVLPGIDGLIHISELSYEKRVNKPDEVLTVGETVTVKIKGIDLEKKRLSLSLRDVGGDPWEGVAEDFPIGEEVTGTVEKRAPFGVFISLRPGVTGLLPASAISSSRGRSGIEKANVGDAVKVFVREVDTAGRKVTLGLADSGEKREGGREREDKDWKKHAPKPAQPGEFGNALGLAMQAALTKKK
- a CDS encoding Metallo-beta-lactamase family protein, with the protein product MKITFLGAAKTVTGSCYVVETDNARFAVDCGMHQGNAAIEERNEDTELYRPGDIDFFLVTHAHIDHSGLLPRMVREGFSGPVYCTEPTADLLGIMLADSAHIQEMEAEWATRKQKRRGAKPVEPLYTQEDAAKVVSMLSPISYDKSFQPATGVQVTYKNAGHILGAAFLELVVAKNGDTYKLIFSGDLGRPDALIVEDAEVPELKPDYLFMESTYGDRDHKNESSSLEELAEAIKYSHSRGEKVIIPAFAVERTQEILFTLHKLHKRGMLPANLPIYVDSPLAIKATEIFRKFPEYYDEETRAVVNAGEDPFDVPGLRFTPTTQESQAINAVSGPAVIISASGMANAGRVKHHLRHNLWRPGASVVFVGYQAIGTPGRKLVDGAQSLRLLGEDTAVKAKIFTIGGFSAHAGQSQLLAWVEKFTHPEMTVVLIHGEEKAQTVLSGLIEERFGLKVVIPGYLEELALIPGKEAAIVPAVALDKAMPAINWDTLFALTRNTMDLAQSRKDSLSQHDWAVQAEFRDKLLEINSELARFASQA
- a CDS encoding putative Glucokinase (Evidence 3 : Function proposed based on presence of conserved amino acid motif, structural feature or limited homology) is translated as MTDAPSMKTILAADIGGTHSRFALFRLDPRSPDPLATLRLVRRVRFSTAASTDTGHMMRTLAASAGDDGGFFLPASSEPVHVDAAVLGIPGPAAVADASIAPPEGEVCYCPNIRWPLEARPVMDALEGAPVRFINDFVANGFACALLPHRIDAVTVLAGEDRPGFPRAVIGAGTGLGHCCILPGPVPVVAGAEAGHTLFPFTREEEDLYRYLAELHGTDRISGDMAVAGNGLSNLYAYCTGEKIPAHEVAPLAAANPEVMEVIARLYGRAVAHYVLNTLPLGGIFITGGLAANLPGVLGHPSFAAELREKNPMGRSLGAIPVMHVRNHDLGLWGSAAYAALLLREGRV
- a CDS encoding conserved hypothetical protein (Evidence 4 : Homologs of previously reported genes of unknown function); protein product: MTATEYVLETLSNQDSWRLFKIISEVVEGFETLGGMRKCVSIFGSARAQADSPTYKATEAIAAQLVKAGYGIITGGGPGLMEAANKGATEAGGESVGLHIHLPHEQQINPYVKTRCDFRYFFVRKLMFVKYAMAYVVMPGGMGTIDELSEAFVLAQTNRIKPFPIILYDSSYWTGMVDWLKDVMVREGYIREEELGLMVMKDTPESVAEYIRRHVII